The Diabrotica undecimpunctata isolate CICGRU chromosome 3, icDiaUnde3, whole genome shotgun sequence genome includes the window GAAGGCTGTGTTTACCAATATAATCTTGGTAGCATATCTCTTTTCCTATCTGGGAAATGTCTCCAATGATTATTTTAATATCGTTTTTGGCCCAGTTATCATATACTCTTTCGAGGTCGTCGTAGAATAGATCTTTAATTTCCTCATCTTTTGCCTCGGTTGGCGCGTGCACGTTGATCAGGCATATGTTGAAAAATTTTCCTTTTATTCGAAGGATGCATAACCGATCATTTATgactttaaaaccaataataaaatttttgattttctttgataCTAGGAACGCGGTTCCGAACTCATGTCGGTTCGGGTTGCAGCTGTAATATATACACAGTTAATATTTacgtttttctaaatttattggcTTTATGTAACTGCTTTTGACCTCTTAGCAACTTTCTAGAAGGTATTATATcagtttttttgaaatttattagTACGCTGAAGTTATCACAATCATATAAATTCCTTTTCCACTTtcccttttaaaattttaaatttcattaaaataatcaTGTAATAACTCTTTTTAAATTATGTCCATCAAACTTCAATTAAGTAAACGAATCTGAACTGAAGTCACGTCgaggtaattaaaaaaacattttttacgtTACCTCGAACACAAACTGTACATTTTCATGTTTCGGTTATTGCTGACCACGAAATAATTGATCTTTATTCCATTCTGTAATAATTGATAATTATTTTGTTGTAATGATACCTTGCCGAAGGTGCAAGCTTCTTGTTCAGTCATTCGGCAATCGAGTAAACATTAAGTAACATATTCTCCGAATCGTAAGtactactttttttatttttgcaaattGTGGTAGATGTAGTGCGTTGTATAATAATGTATGTTTTGATATAATTATATCGATGCTATTATTGTATTGAAGGAATTACAATGCGTATTTGGGGAAAAATAAATGAATGATAATAATTAagtataaatatgtttttattttatacgttatttattttagacatttttatTGAAACAAGTTATTTAAAAATTGGTTTTAGGGTTTTACAATATAGAGTTTACTTGGAGATAAATACTAACCCGACTCTTAATGCCGAGATACTATTAAATAACTATATTTATTCGAAATCATTCATTATAAGGGAAAGTAGCCTAATTTCGGATACCATTTACAATTAGTGTCATATTTTTCACCTAATAacacattttaaacttttatctacTCAAGAGTACTTGCAGAGTAATatagaaactaattttattatcatagacaatttattgaaaatcttttttacaaaaaatattgttcaataaaattagTGCTTTTGTATGTCAAAAATTTTAGGGCTCCTAATTTCGGATACCCTATCCGAAATTAAGACACCATTTTGTTCATCATAAGAATAGTTACACATCTTGACAAAAGTCGCAAATATAGGTTTTCTTCTTATCAGCATTGGCGCACATCTCATGACACCACTTGAAGCACTTTATACACCTTATCCACTTCTCACCGTGTGTATCTTCGGAATATAAACTGTCACAAAACATACATTCTGTGTCTCCATCTTCATCGTCTACATCCATATCAGAATCATCATCCAAAATAAGGTCATCACCAGGATGTGAAGTGTCACTACtactcgattcaatttttttcttttgctttttttggcgTGGAGTTTTTTTTCTGTTGACTTGATTTAATTCGTTGCTtatttttggtttcttttctttcaaagacttttttctttcttgttcgGCTACACTTCGTTCAAGTTCATCTTTATATGGTGTACTAGTTATCATCCAACTAGAACCTTTTCgaggatttttttgtttgtttgtttgtgaggtATAACTGCAAGAAGGCAGTGGACTAATATCCTCAGCTCTTATCATAGTTGCCGTAGTTTCAGTTGCATTTCCATTGGATGatttatttgttaagttatgTTTTGGAGGTGTTCTTTCGATAATGCTTTGTGGttctggtcttgactgacctcttgTTGGTAATACTTCCCCATGATTTTGATTTATGGGTGGTGGTGTTCTTTCTCTTTGTCTCTCCATTATAAAATCGTGATcagaaaagttatttttattaaaaggataTATTCCAGATTTGCGAAAACCATTCGCGGAAATTTCTGCAGTAGCACTTTTCAAATATGCCGGGCACATAAGCTTACAAATTTGATACGAGTTTATGGTGCGTCCAGGATTTTGCCTTAACCACATCTCAATTTGTTGCgaataatatgttttaaatgGTGACATAAAAGACAAATCTAGAGGTTGTAGTTTGTGTGAACTGTGCGGCGGGATACacaaaattgtaacgaaatttgCACGTCCTGCTTCTATCACATCTATATTTCTTGTGTGGCTGTAGTGACCATCAAGAATAAGCAGCACTGGGTCTTCACGGGATGGTTTCACGTGAGCTACGAAATGCTGTAGCCATTGGGAAAAAATGTGCTGCTGAATCCAACCTGATGGATGGCAAGCTGCAATAGAGCCAGGCGGCGATCCATCTAATAATTCCACTTTCATGTTCTTTCTTGGAAACACGAATAATGGAGGGACAAACCCACCAGCAGCATTCATACAAAATACAACAGTAACTAATGCGCCTCTTTCAGTCGCGGTAACAGATCCAAcctgtttttttccttttaatgttaTAACACGAGTATTCTTGGACTGAACCGTTGTTATGCCGCTTTCATCAACGTTATAAACTCTTGCGGGGTTGAAGTTAACTTTTTCCATTGACGTTTCTAAAAGATCATAGAATCTGCTGACATTTTCTGGGGTAAATCCCTTAATTCGGGCTTTCGAGATTCCTTGTGGTTTTCTAAGGGACAAAACTGCGTTTCGCCTCATAAATCCCCTTAACCATTTTTTACCGGCAGATTCGGCATGGGCAAATGGATGACGAAGACCATTTCGTAAAGCTATTTGATATGCAAGTCTCTTGATATCAGCGGTCCCAATTCCGTAAAATCGCCGGTCCATTTCTAGGCAATACGAGACTAAATCTGCTTCCATTTCTGCAGAAAGTACTGGTCTTCTTCCAATTTTAACAGCAACCAACTGCTCCGGAGTTTTATTTTCTTGCTTAACATAATCTTCCAGAGTTGATTTCGGAACAGCAAATAACTTCGAGGCTTTAAGATACCCCATTTCCTTTCCCCTGACGGCACGGATAGCACGTATCATTCGGTCTGGATCCCattgtttatgttttttacttgtttttggcattttcttctgaaaagaaacaaaagtttttatgctAACATGATCATCAATTTAAGGTTCCTAATTTCGGATATCCGAAATTATGGGACTTGTACTATCTGAAAttaggaattttttatttttaaggttagggctctctaatttatatgtgattaaaatctgctttaaattagtagcaaaatcaaataaaacaggTTTCTAGCTTACCCCTGCCAAAAGATCAAACTTCAAACAGGAATAAAAACACGAAAAAATAGGCTTTGAAATACGACCGAAAAAAAACTGCACAATAACGTTTGGTGGTTTCGGCACTGCCATCTAACGGGGAGCAGCTCTACTacctaaacaatttaagataatgTTCTCTGTGGTATTCAGCGTGACATACGTATAGGTTTCTGTTCGCAAGTAAAGAAACTTTTTTAGATACACCGCTATCCGAAATTAAGACACTATCCGAAATTAGGCTACTTTCCtctaaacatatttataaaacacTGCAGGTTGTGTAGTTGTAGGTAGTATAATAATATCATCATAATTCAGCTAATTAGGTCCACTGCTGGACATGAGCCTCCCTAAGTCTCTTTAAATGTTCACTTGCCGCCAGTTTTCCGCCACTCTTTTCACGTTGTCGATCCATCTAGTCGGTAGTTATCCTTGGCTATTTTTTATAGGTTCTGAGCCTTCAGTTCCATTTTAACGTCGTGATTCTTTCGATAACGTCCTGAATGCGTAGTttttgcctgatttgttggtttaCTATATGGTATCGCAGGCTTATCTCCAGTATTGTACGTTCCATGGCTCATTAGGACAGTAAATGAACGTGCAAACGGCGATGCCGTGTAATTTTCCGTGTCATCAATGAATTGCATAAAAATTTGGTTTCGGGGTCTAGTTACCCTCCACTTTACTTTTGGACTTGTGTTGTTGgttgctttttcttttttagggatgaaaactacccctattaaaaaaatcctataattgtaaatttaaagCATGAATTTGATTCAAATCATATTTTAATGAAGTAAATGAATGTCAATTAACAATAAACAACatattttaagattttatcaTAGTTTAACCCCTAAATCACATCCCCTatattagttataattaaaacaatgtcattgaatacCTTGTCTCCATTCATTTgcattgaaatttaaatttaagttatACTTATCTTCAACTTCAAAACTGATTGTGCTTTTGGCTGGTTTTAATTTTTTAGGGGTAAAAACgacccctattagaaaaaatcatataattgtaaattcaagccATTTGGAATTATTTACAatcacaataaaatttaaatttttttactgtttAAACTTTTACCACATAATTTTTACCCTTATAAAATCAACCTCTTGCGGAGAAATTTAAACAGTTGCAgtattttttttcattaaatctataaatacaaattttttttattaaaatattatgaatatattttatttaaacttaacCCGTTCATGCCGTCGTGTACCACATGTGGTACATGCCGGTTCATCTCAGCAGCCGTTACGTACCACATGTGGTACATAGTGCATTTTACATTTATTCGTATTTGAAAACGCTACGGCTGTATAGAAACCGTAGAAAACAAGTTATGGCTGTATGTAAAGGTGGTACATGACCAGTGGTACATTTGTTTCAAGATCGGATcatatttgtatttattattatcgCATCATTTTGAAGGAACAACTAAGACATTTGAGTTTaagaatattttcaattttttttatttttttatacataacctaaaaaaacaactaaaaccTAACATATACAAACttagaagaataaaaaataaacctaTTGCAACATATTCACGCttcgaaaacaacaaaaaattaaaattaatagaacttattagaagtaaaaaaaagtgaaaatcgTTAATAGTAATATCAAATTT containing:
- the LOC140436012 gene encoding uncharacterized protein, coding for MAVPKPPNVIVQFFFGRISKPIFSCFYSCLKFDLLAGKKMPKTSKKHKQWDPDRMIRAIRAVRGKEMGYLKASKLFAVPKSTLEDYVKQENKTPEQLVAVKIGRRPVLSAEMEADLVSYCLEMDRRFYGIGTADIKRLAYQIALRNGLRHPFAHAESAGKKWLRGFMRRNAVLSLRKPQGISKARIKGFTPENVSRFYDLLETSMEKVNFNPARVYNVDESGITTVQSKNTRVITLKGKKQVGSVTATERGALVTVVFCMNAAGGFVPPLFVFPRKNMKVELLDGSPPGSIAACHPSGWIQQHIFSQWLQHFVAHVKPSREDPVLLILDGHYSHTRNIDVIEAGRANFVTILCIPPHSSHKLQPLDLSFMSPFKTYYSQQIEMWLRQNPGRTINSYQICKLMCPAYLKSATAEISANGFRKSGIYPFNKNNFSDHDFIMERQRERTPPPINQNHGEVLPTRGQSRPEPQSIIERTPPKHNLTNKSSNGNATETTATMIRAEDISPLPSCSYTSQTNKQKNPRKGSSWMITSTPYKDELERSVAEQERKKSLKEKKPKISNELNQVNRKKTPRQKKQKKKIESSSSDTSHPGDDLILDDDSDMDVDDEDGDTECMFCDSLYSEDTHGEKWIRCIKCFKWCHEMCANADKKKTYICDFCQDV